GCGGCCGGTGCCGAGCACCACCGAGCACAGCGGATCATCCGCCTGCACCACAGGCAGGCCGGTCTCCTCTCGCAGGCGCTGGTCCAGGTTGCGGATCAGCGCGCCGCCGCCGGAAAGGACGATGCCCTTGTCCATGATGTCGGCCGAAAGCTCGGGCGGAGTGCGCTCCAGGGCCTGGCGCACAGCCTCGACGATGGCCGAGATCTGCTCGGCCAGCGCTTCGCGGATTTCGGAGTCGGTGATCACCAGAGTCTTCGGTACGCCCTCGACCAGGTCGCGTCCCTTGATCTCCATCCGCAGCTCTTCCTTCAGCGGATAGGCCGAGCCGAGCTCGAACTTGACCAGCTCGGCGGTGCGCTCGCCGATCAGCAGATTGTGGCGCCTCTTCAAGTAGTTGATGATCGCCTCGTCGATCTCGTTGCCGGCGACCTTCAGCGATCGGCTGTAGACCGACCCGGCGAGCGAGATGACGGCGACGTCCGAGGTGCCGCCGCCGATGTCGACGATCATGTTGCCCGAGGGCTCGGTGATCGGCAGGCCGGCGCCGATGGCGGCCATCATCGCCTGCTCGACCAGGTAGACCTCGGAGGCTCCGGCCTGTTCCGCGGAGTCGCGCACGGCGCGTTTCTCGACCGGCGTGATCTCCGACGGCACGCCGATGACGATCCGCGGGCGCACCCAGCGGCGGCCGCCGTGAGCCTTCTTGATGAAGTACTTGAGCATCTGCTCGGTGACGTCGAAGTCGGCGATCACGCCGTCCTTCATCGGCC
This is a stretch of genomic DNA from bacterium. It encodes these proteins:
- a CDS encoding rod shape-determining protein; the protein is MPFPTLLRYFSDDLAIDLGTANTLVFTRNGGIVVREPSVVVINKLTNKIEAVGNQAKEMLGRTPGNIESVRPMKDGVIADFDVTEQMLKYFIKKAHGGRRWVRPRIVIGVPSEITPVEKRAVRDSAEQAGASEVYLVEQAMMAAIGAGLPITEPSGNMIVDIGGGTSDVAVISLAGSVYSRSLKVAGNEIDEAIINYLKRRHNLLIGERTAELVKFELGSAYPLKEELRMEIKGRDLVEGVPKTLVITDSEIREALAEQISAIVEAVRQALERTPPELSADIMDKGIVLSGGGALIRNLDQRLREETGLPVVQADDPLCSVVLGTGR